From one Sus scrofa isolate TJ Tabasco breed Duroc chromosome 9, Sscrofa11.1, whole genome shotgun sequence genomic stretch:
- the IL20 gene encoding LOW QUALITY PROTEIN: interleukin-20 (The sequence of the model RefSeq protein was modified relative to this genomic sequence to represent the inferred CDS: inserted 1 base in 1 codon): MNRSGLPLCLLSAVFYLFWTPSAGLKTLXLGSCVITANLQGIRNGFSEIRDSVQARDEIIDIRILKKTQSLQDTKPADQCCLLRHILRLYLDRVFKNYQTPDHHVLRKISRLANSFLTIKKDLRLCHARMTCSCGEEAMEKYGQIMSHFEELQPQAAVVKALGELDILLQWMEETV; encoded by the exons ATGAACCGCTCTGGTCTtcccctctgccttctctctgctgTGTTTTATCTCTTTTGGACACCTTCTGCCGGGCTGAAGACAC ATTTGGGAAGCTGTGTAATCACCGCAAACCTGCAGGGAATTCGAAATGGATTTTCAGAGATACGGGACAGTGTG CAAGCCAGAGATGAAATCATTGACATCAGAATCTTGAAGAAGACTCAGTCTTTGCAAGACACAAAG CCTGCAGATCAGTGCTGCCTCCTTCGCCATATACTGAGGCTCTACCTGGATAGGGTATTCAAAAACTATCAGACCCCTGACCACCATGTCCTCCGGAAGATCAGCAGACTCGCCAACTCTTTTCTTACCATCAAGAAGGACCTCCGGCTCTGT CATGCCCGTATGACTTGCTCTTGTGGGGAGGAAGCAATGGAGAAATATGGCCAGATAATGAGTCACTTCGAAGAG CTTCAGCCTCAGGCAGCAGTGGTGAAGGCTCTGGGGGAACTAGACATTCTCCTGCAATGGATGGAGGAGACAGTCTAG